CTGGTTGCCTCACTAGGATTTGAACCTAGACAAGCAGATCCAGAGTCTGCTGTGCTACCGTTACACCATGAGGCAAGGAAGGCTTCCCCGGATGCGAAACCGGCTGACAAGATAACGAACACGGCTCGAAAAGGCAAGGGTTTTCGGTAAAGACAAAAACCGCCGAATCTGTCATACTGGTAACCGCCTTTGAAGGAGCACCGAACCGGAAGGAGTCGAACCATGGCGGAACAGGGATTGCACACGCTGGCGCTGCATGCGGGACAACAGGCTGATCCGACGACGGGATCGCGCGCGGTTCCGATTTATCAGACCACCTCGTATGTGTTCAAGAGTTCGGATCATGCGGCCAATCTTTTCGCGCTGAAGGAACCCGGCAACATCTACACGCGGCTGATGAACCCGACCAACGATGTCTTCGAGCGGCGGGTCGCCGCCATCGAGGGCGGGACGGGCGCGCTGGCCGTCGCCTCGGGCCAGTCGGCCATCACCTACGCGCTCCTGGCGGTCACGCGGCCGGGGGATGAGATCATCGCGGGCAACAACCTCTACGGCGGAACCTATCAGCTCTTCAACCACACCTTCCCGCGGGTCCTGTGCCGGACGGTGCGCTTTGTCGATTCGCGCGAGCCTGAGGCATTCCGACGCGCAGTCACGCCCAAAACGCGCGCGATCTACATCGAGACCATCGGCAATCCCAAGCTCGATGTCCCCGATTTCGAGGCGATCGCCGCCATCGCCCGCGAGGCCGGGGTGCCTCTGATTGTGGACAACACCGTCGGCATCGGACTCGTCCGTCCCCTCGCGCATGGCGCCGACATCGTGGTGTGCTCCGCCACCAAGTACATCGGCGGACACGGCACCTCGCTCGGCGGCGTGATTGTGGACGGCGGCACGTTCCGCTGGAACAACAGCAAATTCCCCGAATTTACCGAACCCGACCCGAGTTATCACGGACTGGTCTACTGGGATGCCCTGGGGAACGTCCCGGGGGCGGGCAACATCGCCTTCATCACCAAGATCCGCGTCACGTTGCTGCGCGACATGGGCGCCGCGCTGAGCCCGTTCAACGCACACGAGTTTTTGCTGGGCATCGAGACGCTCCCCCTGCGTCAGCAGCGGCACTCGGCCAACGCCCTCGCCGTCGCCCGCTGGCTTCAGCGGCACCCGCGCGTGAGCTGGGTGACCTATCCCGGCCTGCCGGATGCGGCCGGCCACGCCGTCGCCGCAAAATACCTGAAGCGCGGCTTCGGCGGCCTGGTGGGCTTCGGCATCACGGGCGGCCTCGCGGCGGGCCGGGTGTTCATCGACTCGGTAAAACTCCTCTCGCACGTCGCCAACATCGGCGACGCCAAGACGCTGGTGATCCACCCCGCCTCGACCACCCACCAGCAGCTTACGCCGGAACAGCAGCAGGCCACGGGT
This portion of the Lentisphaerota bacterium genome encodes:
- a CDS encoding O-acetylhomoserine aminocarboxypropyltransferase/cysteine synthase — its product is MAEQGLHTLALHAGQQADPTTGSRAVPIYQTTSYVFKSSDHAANLFALKEPGNIYTRLMNPTNDVFERRVAAIEGGTGALAVASGQSAITYALLAVTRPGDEIIAGNNLYGGTYQLFNHTFPRVLCRTVRFVDSREPEAFRRAVTPKTRAIYIETIGNPKLDVPDFEAIAAIAREAGVPLIVDNTVGIGLVRPLAHGADIVVCSATKYIGGHGTSLGGVIVDGGTFRWNNSKFPEFTEPDPSYHGLVYWDALGNVPGAGNIAFITKIRVTLLRDMGAALSPFNAHEFLLGIETLPLRQQRHSANALAVARWLQRHPRVSWVTYPGLPDAAGHAVAAKYLKRGFGGLVGFGITGGLAAGRVFIDSVKLLSHVANIGDAKTLVIHPASTTHQQLTPEQQQATGVTADYIRLSIGLEDVEDIIADIAQALEKTVGKS